Proteins from a single region of Terriglobales bacterium:
- a CDS encoding DUF488 family protein, translated as MPIGLKRAYDKPSSSDGARILVDRLWPRGVSKQAARFDAWLRDLAPSDQLRRWFHARPAMWQLFRKKYLEELAEPAAAKALGDLYDLARKRKKLTLVFASKNQEYNNAVVLKELLDGMRKPPHSSGPEKAAARPMRARRSVR; from the coding sequence ATGCCCATCGGCCTCAAGCGCGCCTACGACAAGCCCTCGTCCTCCGACGGCGCGCGGATTCTGGTGGACAGGTTGTGGCCGCGCGGGGTGAGCAAGCAGGCGGCGCGCTTCGATGCATGGCTGCGCGACTTGGCGCCCTCCGACCAACTGCGCCGCTGGTTTCATGCGCGTCCGGCAATGTGGCAGCTCTTCCGCAAAAAATACCTGGAGGAATTGGCTGAACCGGCGGCCGCAAAGGCGCTAGGTGATCTGTATGACTTGGCTCGTAAGCGAAAGAAGCTGACCTTGGTGTTTGCCTCGAAAAACCAGGAATACAACAACGCGGTCGTGCTGAAAGAACTGCTGGACGGCATGCGCAAGCCTCCGCATAGTTCAGGACCGGAGAAAGCGGCAGCCCGTCCGATGCGCGCCCGCCGAAGCGTGAGATAA
- a CDS encoding cytochrome c: protein MRTRFFSIVLAIGAGLQLACTAQLRKSDAELGLNPQQASGRHVYDRYCATCHEAYSSRSLRGPSLEGIFKKQFMPSGAPANDERVREVIRLGRSKMPAFGQVFNEQQTADLLSYLHTL from the coding sequence TTGCGCACTCGTTTTTTCAGCATTGTCTTGGCTATTGGCGCCGGTTTGCAGCTTGCCTGCACCGCACAGCTCCGCAAAAGCGATGCGGAACTTGGGCTCAATCCGCAGCAGGCAAGCGGACGCCATGTTTACGACCGCTATTGTGCGACGTGTCACGAGGCTTACAGTTCGCGCTCGCTGCGCGGCCCCAGCCTGGAGGGCATATTCAAGAAACAATTCATGCCCAGCGGCGCGCCCGCGAATGACGAACGCGTGCGCGAAGTCATCAGACTCGGCCGCAGCAAGATGCCCGCCTTCGGCCAGGTTTTCAATGAACAGCAGACCGCCGACTTGCTCTCCTACCTGCACACCCTGTAA